The genomic window AAGGAGTGTGGTTTAATTGAAAAAAGTTTTAAGCCTTTTAATTGTCTTTTTAATTCTTGTTTCTCCTTCTTTCGCAACACTTTCCACCCTAAAGTCAGATATAAACAAAAGCATAGTAAAAATAGGATCAAATGCATCGGTTCAAAAAGATGCTATCGTTAAAAATATTATAGCCGTAAACGGCAACATAGATATTGCAGGAACCGTAGAAGAAGATGCCATTTCCGTAGGTGGCAATATAACCCTTAAAAACTCCTCAAAGGTAATGGGAGATGTCATTTCTTTTGGAGGAACAGTAAAAAAAGAGAACAATGCAACCGTAATAGGAGATATTGCAGAAGTAGATTTAGGCCCTTTGTCTAATATTTCTTCAATGATTACAAATAAAAATCTTCTTTTGCTGGGAATTTTCATTCACCTGCTAACGCTACTTGCTTTGTTAGCATTAGCTCTTACATGTGTAGCAATCTTTCAAAAGTATATTGGAAAAGTTTCTTACTACGCGGAAAAATCGCCATGGAAATCTCTGCTTTGGGGATTTTTAACGGTAGTTGCTATGCTGCCAATAATCTTAGGATTAATTTTGACCATTGTAGGGATACTTCTTGTCCCTATGCTCATTGTTATCCTTATCGCAGGAGCCTTCTTTGGATTTGTTGCTATATCGCAACTTGTCGGGAAAAAGATATTGCAAGCATTAAAAACTTATAATAAGCCAATGATAATAGAGACAGCATTAGGATTTTTAATTATTACGCTGATAAGCTTTATTCCGGTTGCAGGACTTATAATTAAATTTGGCGCTTCTTTAATTGGTCTGGGAGCTGTTATTGCAACAAAGTTTGGAACAAAAAAGTAATCTCGCTTTTTATGTAAAATAAGACTGCCTAAGGGCGAGAAAGCCTTGAAATTATGTATGGTTCGACAAAGCCTGCCCTGAGCTCAGCTGAAGGGTTCACCACGACACAATCGCAAAAAAGTGAATAATCGGGTTAAGGGGTTAATAATTCTCTTGTCTTCTTATCAGCCTCTATTATCTCTTCGAGAGAAGGTTTTTCTATTAGCTTATGTGCTTCCATTGCCTTTTTTATCTTTATGGGAATATCAAGAAAAGTAATTTTATTTTTTAAAAACATATTAACAGCAACTTCATTTGCAGCATTAACAACCGCAGGCATCGTTCCCCCTTTCATTCCAGCTTCATAGGCAAATTTTAAACATTGAAATTTCTCCATGTCAACATTTTCAAAAGTTAAAGATTTTATTTTATAAACATCTAAAACGTTCCATCTATTAACTTTTCTCTCCATTCCAAATAAAGCCAACTGAATGGGGATACGCATGTCAGGAGCTCCTAATTGAGCTTTAACAGATCCATCTACAAATTCAACCATAGAGTGAATCACACTTTGCGGATGGACAACTGTTTCTATCTTGTTGTAATCTAATCCAAATAAATGATGGGCTTCAATAACTTCAAATCCTTTGTTCATTAATGTAGCAGAATCAACCGTAATCTTAGGGCCCATTTTCCATGTAGGATGGCCTAACGCCTCTTTTACCGTAACCTTGGCCATTTTTTCAGGCGAAGCCTTTAAAAAAGGCCCTCCCGAAGCCGTTAGTATGATCTTTTTTATGTTCTCTATCTTTTCCCCCATAAGACATTGAGCAATAGCTGAATGCTCAGAGTCGATCGGGAAGATGTTGACCCCCGAATTTTTAACCTCTTCCATAAAAATATCTCCGGCCGCAACTAAAATCTCTTTTGTAGCCAGGGCAATATTTTTTTTCAACTTAACAGCGCCAATTACAGCTTTCAAAGATAATGCCCCAGGAATTGCGGCTACAACAAGATTGACCGCTTTATGGGTCGCAACCTCCAATAATCCCTCTTCTCCTGTTACTATTTTTACGTTTTGCCCTGAAAGGGCTGCTTCAACTTTACTTTTAACTTCATCAGAAGCAACAGAGACAAGAAGTGGTTTAAATGTTTTTATCTGGGAAATAATTTCTTCTATTTCGTTTTTAGCCGCGATTGAAACAACGCTAAAAAAACTCGGAAAAGCAGAAACAACTTCAAGCGTTTGTTTCCCAATGCTCCCCGTTGAACCAAGTATTGCTATATTTTTTTTCATATTTATTTATCTTTTACTATTTTAACATTTTTTACAAAAAGCTCATAGGTATTGAATGAATAAAAACTTGAAAACGATGACCCCCGAGTTCCTAATCGGGGTGAAAAAGACTATGAAAACCGCCCCATTTCCTCAAAATCATACATTTTTTGCAGCAAAAAAGATTCAGTTAAAGAGGAATTAAACTGATATAAAACAGATAAGTTTCCAAATACATCTGCTTTTGCATAACAAAGTCCCTGAAATTCAAAACTCGATGATGATGAAGGAACAAAATAACCATTATTTCTGACTGCAGCGCCAGCAGAAATTACCGGCAAAATTCTAAATATTGTTTTCCCTCCATGGTATGAATATCTATCTTTTAATTCATCAGAAGAAAGTAAAGCAACAACTCTTCTCTCGTAAAAATCCAGTAAAAAAGACTTTCTTAAAAAAGGATTGGAATGAGATTCATCGTTTGTTATAAAATCTATACCGCTAGGCAACAAAGCTTCTATATCTCTTTTAATCCTAAAAGCTTCTCTTGACAATAAAAAAGTATTAGGTGGATCATAACTGTTTGGAAAAATGTTTTTATTAAACAAGTGTACTGACAAATTAGATCTTCCTGGATGGGAAGAACCATATTTTTCTAATGCATCCTTCGAAAAAACATCCTTTTTTAAACGCCCATGAGTAGATATAAGCGGGGCAACAAATCCCGCCTCATCAAGTTTAAGAGCAAGATCACCAAAATCGGCAGAGAAAGATTTATCCCTCCATAAAAAAGGGTCGCCAAAATCATGTAGTCTCAAAATTTTTTCAGAATTAAATTTTCCAGAATTAAGTGAAGAAAAAACAGAATAACCAGAAGTTAGTTGAGCCAAAGCCTTTAAAAACAAAGGATAAGGCATATGAATAACTTTTTTGCTGTCATCTTGTTTTTTTCTAGGGGCACACATCAAACAATCATGGTAACATCCCCTTGAAATCTCCAATACGCTAATTGACTCTCTATTGTTAAAAAAACTTCGAAACACAGAAAATGCTTTTGGATCTTTTTCCGGCGTATAAGGATCAATATACAAATCCAACTTTGGATCACTTACCTGCGGAAGCTCTTTTGTTATCGAATCTATATCAGAAACCTGCGGGCATTCTGCGTTCAAAATGCTGGAAGTTTCTAAAAGACATCTTACCCCTTCCTGCGTTAAAATACTTAGGTGTCCTGCTAAACACTGATACCCCCTCGCAAAAGGTAAGATTCTCTCAAGTTCTACTCCTGCAATTTTTCGAGATAATGCTAATAAGTGGGGTTTTATTTTTATCGTCTGTCTTTTGGGCAGAAAATCTACAGATCGCTCGACAACTGCCATATTCATTACATAATCAACTACCTTTCTACATGTTTAAACAGTACAATATATTGGCAACGTCATTATTTTTTTTCTTCAAGTCCTAGCTCTTTAGCAACTCTCATCTTACTTCAATAGTTTGAGATGTATCGGTTCTATCTTTGCCTGAGCCTCCAGAAGCAAAAGTAGTTGTAATCGATTGCCCCACCTGAGCCACTCCTAAGTATTGTACTAAAGCCTTGAGAAATGATTGAAAGCCATCCATTGTATTTGGAACGTCATCAACTAAAACCGGATATACCCCTCTATAAAGCAACATCCTATAAAAAGCTCTTTCCGTAGGCGTAATAGCAACAACTGGAACTTTAGGATAAAAACCAAAAGCCAGATTTGCGCTATGCCCGGACAAAGTATAAGGGACAAAGGCCGTAAATCCTGGCAATCTTTCAGCGTTTTCAATGGCTCCCAAAACAAGAGAAGCTGTATATCTGTCTGCGCTTTGATGCTCAATTAATCCTGTTTCTCCTTCATTGAAGATTGTCCTAAGTTTCCCTCTGAAAAAATTCTCAAATTCTGTATATTCTTCTGCCACAAGAGCATGTTTAACAGCTGTTTGAACCACCAAATTGGGATGGTCTCCTGTAGCTGTCTCTCCTGAAAACATAACCATGCTAACTCTGTCACGAGCTATTCCTGTAAAGATATTATCAGATTCAGCGCGCGTAGGTAAAGGAGATGTTTCCATCTGACCGAGCACATCGGTAGCAAGAATTCCTGGTTTCCCCTGTCTTCTTGCCTCTTCCATTAATCTGGCTTGAAGAAGAGGCAGTTTTTCAGGCCCTCCAATCGCACGAGCATCACCACGAGGAATCATCACCGCAGCAGTAGCGCTAATAACTCCTTTCAGATTGTCTATCATCCCTTTTTCTTCTTCTGGTTTTGCTATTTGAAGCATTTGCGGTTCTGGAGACTCACCTTGAGCTTTCATATACTCATCAATACTTGAAACAACAAGCGGCGAAGTAGTAAAAGAACGGGCTAGATAATGAAACCTGCCATCTCGCAGCCCAAAATCTATATCAGCATAATCTTCTTTAGTTATAGCTATTACCTCCAAACGACATCCGCTGAAATTGATACTTTTATTTCCCTTAAGGTTGCCACCTCTTTCTATTGTACAAACAATCCCTTCACCAGGCAAAACGTCTTCCATTTTTAATGCAATCTTCATATCTTCTATATAAATATGAACAAGATTCCCATTTTTGTGCGCAAGTTTTAAATCATCATAAAGCTTGGAATAACCGGAAGGAACTCGCATAAATAATTTATCTTTTGTACATTCGCCTTCTCCTGGAGAAAGAGTTATTTTTTCTCCCTTTCTCATCTCAAGGCTCCCTTCATAACGTTGGACTCTAAACTCAGGTCCTTTTGTATCCAACATTATTCCTATGGGTCGACAAAGTTCTTCTTCAACTTCCCTAATCATATTTAGCAAGAGAACAACTCCAGCTCTATCTTTATCTGTTAAGACATGGGAAAAGTTTATACGTACAATATTCATCCCATCCATAACTAACCTTCTCAGATGTTCTTTTCCCGCTTCTAACACTCTAGATGGATTTAAAGTACAAACAAAGTGAGTGCGTGGAGCAGATATGGGAAGCCACTTTTTAATCTGGTACGATCTCCCCCCGATGTTAAGCGAAATCGGTGATGTCATATTTTTTTAAGCCTCGCTTTTATTTTTTTTGGCAAAAAATAAAATATATTTTGCCAGTCATTTAGGCCAACTTAAATTTAAGCTTTAAGCGGCTTTTTTGAGCTGTCCCTTTTTTGGTTTTCCTTCAAATTTATTCCCAGCCATCAAAACTTGTATAAGCGGTAATTTTATAGATTTATTAATTCGCTCTATTTCTGCTCGCGCCGCCGCAAGTCTTGCAGATGGAACGCCGTAAGCCGACATACTGATAATATTTAAACCAAGCTCATTTAAAACCCCTATTGAATATGGATCTCCACCATGCTCTCCACAAATCCCTATTTCAAAATCAGGATATACACTTCTTGCCTCCTCAACAAATATTCTTATCAGTCTAACCACATCAGGATCAAGAGAAAGAAAAGGATGTTTCTTGCCATAATTATACATATTATTAGCAGCATATATTTGTAGGAATATTTCTGCGTCATCACGACTCAAGCCCTTAGTCATCTGGGTCAAATCATTTGATCCAACAGAGACAAAACCTTTTGGCCCTAATGCCTTTGCTACCCTTTTTCCATTCAATGCAGCCGCAGGAGTTTCAATCATCACTCCCAACCTATAGTCTACTGCTCTACCTTGTCGTTCTTGGGTAATCTCGGCAGCCGCCGCTTCAACAATTTTTCTGATTATTTCTATCTCTTCAACTTGAGAAACGAGTGGTATTTCTATCTCAACTTTTGGGTTTTTCCCTTCATCAATAAGCCGTCCGGCAGCCCTAAGCATAGCCTTCACTTGTGACTTGTATATTTCAGGAAACACAATCCCCATCC from candidate division WOR-1 bacterium RIFOXYB2_FULL_36_35 includes these protein-coding regions:
- a CDS encoding 1-deoxy-D-xylulose-5-phosphate reductoisomerase — protein: MKKNIAILGSTGSIGKQTLEVVSAFPSFFSVVSIAAKNEIEEIISQIKTFKPLLVSVASDEVKSKVEAALSGQNVKIVTGEEGLLEVATHKAVNLVVAAIPGALSLKAVIGAVKLKKNIALATKEILVAAGDIFMEEVKNSGVNIFPIDSEHSAIAQCLMGEKIENIKKIILTASGGPFLKASPEKMAKVTVKEALGHPTWKMGPKITVDSATLMNKGFEVIEAHHLFGLDYNKIETVVHPQSVIHSMVEFVDGSVKAQLGAPDMRIPIQLALFGMERKVNRWNVLDVYKIKSLTFENVDMEKFQCLKFAYEAGMKGGTMPAVVNAANEVAVNMFLKNKITFLDIPIKIKKAMEAHKLIEKPSLEEIIEADKKTRELLTP